The genomic window ccgtcatatcactcatcgcgcattgatcatcagcatagggttgccattccgttttgccgcaccaaattcttttcagcagccttcttaccgaaaacagccgccgattggaaccaccttcccccttccgttgtatcaataacagaccctttgttattcaagactgcaatttctcagcaatgcttgtaactatacgcagtttccattatctatctttgtcttgtatgtgcttgaattcttatacatttttagttgacttatgttgccttcctgatttgcgcatctgatacttgtttctttattttgtctttttttcttgtgtgttatatatgttgtacccaccccctctgtaatgccctacgggccctgagggtattctaataaataaataaataaaacctaaGCAACGTTATTCGAGACCCTCGGGCTACCATACATATCCCCCGGATTCCAAAAGCCTCACATTAGCCGCTCATCAACCGAACGCTCTACGCTTGAGCTGGGCCGGTTCACCGGCTCGCGTTGACCACGTGGTCCCGTTCTCGCGTGGCCCGGCTTCGCGAAAAGAACGCATAGCCTTGGTTCGAAGCGACGAGATTCAGGACGGTCCTCTCTGCGTCACCCTGAAACGTTGTGTGCTCTCGCCCCGGCCGGGAAAGTGCGAGAACACGGGCGGTGCCGGTAGTGGTTGTATAACGGCGGTCCCCGCGCGAGCCGAGGGGGTTCGTACGTTGGGCGTTTCGCCTTCCATTACAGCCTCTGTTGGGTTTTCGCTTTGTAGATTGTGTTTTCTCGCTCTTCCTGCTGACCGAGAGGTAATGGTGCACACTTTCCGTCGGAGtgaatgagaaagagagagagagagatacaacaGGTGGCTTTGTTTGTacgccagacaaaaaaaaaagaagtggtagACCGGGCCTCTGTACCGCCGAGCTTTCTTGCCGGACCTAGCCTGGTTCCGAGATCACAGTCTGCCATCACACGCCAACCCACTCCCACAATCGCTCCTTCTGCTCGCCAACTAACACCCCTTTCCTACGGACAGTTACTTCTTGCCCATTTTTTTTTGGGCTTCCCGAGAAAGAAGCCTGCGGCGACCATTGGCTAGAGCGGGCGTCCAGttttgttttgtattgttttcttGTCCGATACGCCGAGAGGTCGGTGGCCTTCACGTGCGAGCGGGCCTCAATTTGGCGTATAAAAACGCGACGAGGCGTTAGCGGGCTTTCATACTCCTTGTTTTCCTCAGCACTTCCAAGCAGGAACTAACAGCTCCAACAACCATGAACGCCCTTGTGAGTATTTAGAAGAGCCTTGAGGACAAATACACGGAGTCTCAGGCGCAGCTAAAGCGGTAGGCCAACACGTcgctcaccctttcgttaggCTACGTTTGGCGATTGGAAACACGTCAGCTCGAATTTAAAGTATGTGTAAATCTTCTGGTGGAGGTCTTCCCAGCGAGCCACAACAGTAACTACGTAGAGAGCGAAGCCGGTGTCCTTGACGACTGGAGATGCGTTCTTGAGGCACGACGCTGCTAAACAGTTAGGAGAGCAAGACCTTAGACATACATCATGACCAAGTTATTTCGAATGCTACAGTAACAGCTGCAACGCACACAATTGTGTGTGAGCTCGCTTAGAATAATATGATTGGCGTCACATGTGGGTAATAAATCTGCACCCACGCAGACGTATATTGAGGACTACAGAGGTGTTGTTTCTGCAATATCATTCGCAATCCCTCATGACTTTATTTCCAATGTCTTTGATGGCTCGAGGGGAATATACAACGTCCACTTCAAATTTATTGAATACTTGCATCTCCTGGGAAAGTATAAGAGCATCGGCACGCTCATTGTTCTTCATTCGGGGGATAGAAGCGGGTGAAATGGTACCGCAGTGGCCCCGACCCCATTTTCAGCTCCCTTCTACTGCCACCTTACGATCAAAGCGCAGTGTAAAGACGATGTATAAAAAGAGCCTCTATCTACCCCCTCCCCCAGCCCGCCCGTGGTGTGTACGCGCACATGTAAAAAATACAATAATGCGCTGCCTCCAGGCCTTTCGGTACTTCAGCAAACAAAAGGACACTCGTGACTCATTTCTTCTAGTGAGGGATGCACTTGTTTCTTTAGCTGTCTTTTTCTGGTTCCACTTTATTTCGCGCTCTTTTCAATCATAATGTACAGCCAGCTCGTCCAACACCCTCTAGTAATCCGGTGACCAGTGACCTCAACTTCAAGTCGCGCCGCGCCAGCAGTTACCCTGTTCACAATCGACAGACTACAGAGAAATCGCATTGATGTTGCTCGATTGCTATGTTATCGCGTCCATGGCTCATCACCCCGCGCGTTACCTCCACAGATCGTTCTCCTCGGTCTCGTCTCTGCCGCCTCGGCTGGCTTCCTCGGTGGCTACGGAGGCTACGGCCACGGAGGCTACGGAGGCTACGGCCACGGCCTGGCCGTCGCCGCCCCTGTCGCCGTCAAGGGTTCCTCCTACTCCTACGGCAACAGCGCCGGTGGTGCTGCCATCCTTGTTGGCGGACATGGTTACGGCTATGGCGGCTACGGCGGCTACGGTGGATACGGACACGGCGGCTACGGCGGATACGCTGTCGCTGCTCCCGTCGCCGTCGCCGCTCCGGTCGCCGTGGCCAAGACCGTGGCCGTCGCTGCCCCAGTCGCGGTCGCTGCCGCTCCCGTTGTTGCCGTCGGCGGATACGGTCTCGGTCACGGATACGGTTTCGGCCACGGATACGGCTACGGTGGCTACGGATACAAGGGCTGGTAAGTGTATTCGCTAttcataaaagagaaaaaaaagacaactggTTGCTTGAGATAACGCTTTTATTTTGTATGTTAGGGCCTGTAATTGTTCGGTCTGCAAGCTCTTATGCGGTGGGAGGAAGGGTGGAGGGAGAGTATCACGTTGAATACTGTGTGCTGTCATGTTTCCTGGGTTTCGTGAAACTGGAGCATGCAAGCTTGAGCAGTAACTTCCTGTGACTTGCATGATCACACCATACAAGACGTACCATCGTGCTGACAGCGTTCCCTGTAACTTGCGCGTGCTACCAACAAAAAAATCGAGGACTTCTTGTAAACTGCATGTTTCCGTTGAACCCTACGTAGCGCCATGCTTCTTTCGTTTCCCCCAACGTAAGCATTACAACAAAGTTTGTGATCTGCGTGAGTGTAGCACGAAGTCTCACCTAAGCCCCGGATGAACTTAACATTGTCAAGAATGACAAAGCGTGGCACTCCTGTAATTGTGCTAAACGTGCCAGGCCGGATTCCCGATATGAAACTGCGCTTGCATGGGTATTTATGCGCATTTACAGCTCTTTGAcaactttttttatgaagcatgtATACGCACACACCTGCTGCGCATTCAGGGAAACTTCCGCATGGCTGTAGACATTTGGTATATTTAAAGAAAGTACCAGGTGTTATTTCCGATAAAAACTCACATATGTAAaccataaataataaatgttgctTGAAAAACAGCAGAAAATTTTGTTGTACTGATTTTGTGGCGTGTGATTGAACAGCTATTATATCCGTAACTATGCTGACgtgcttcttttctctctcttattGCAGAACAACGAGGTTGTGTGAATTGTCTGGATGCCCTCACCTCATCGGACGCGTCAGCGCGCTGGACAACGCTAGTTGACGCGGCCATAGAAAATTTTTAAATTATAGGTATATACGCCCAGGAGGATTGCTTCAAGCTCTTGTTCgtcgttgcaaaaaaaaaaaaaaatgaagacgtaTTTGCGGCTTGGAAGCTTCGGGAAAAAAAGTCTTGATCAGGTCTTACATTGAAGTCCGGGGCGCCAAGACTGTACAATAATGCCTAAAAAATTCTTTTGCTTCGTGTGCAAGGCTGCTTGAAGGgtatatttaaataaaaaaaatgtgcatcATGCATTTCCAAATGAGTGTGTCCTGATTCCGTTATTTTATGAACCATTCACATACACTACACGCCGTAAGCCAACACGAACTGGCACAATTCTTTCTGCGTGACGGAGCCCATGTATCATGAAATTGTCTACAACTTTCTTCCTTCTGAAGAAGGAGATTAGgtccccccccaaaaaataataataacctgGCTTTCACGTATGAAAACCAAGATATTGTTACCAGGCACACCATGGTACAATCCTTAAAAAGAGTCTTTTGACTCCTTTCGAGTATAATCCTGATGTGCGACGTATAAGACTCTCTTTAAGCAGGCATGGTGGCTCTCTTTTGAGGATCAATATACTCTCTTTGAAGAGACGTCTGATCCACAAGAAAgtcaccttgttttttttttttagagagtcATACAGGTGGCAAACCAGGACAACGCGGAATGAGTAAAAGGGATCTTTTTTAGAGTGGTGAGTGCACGAGAAGTTTAAGTCATCTAGGGTTCTTAAACACGCACTGACATCGTGCATAGCACAGGCCTTTAAAACTTTGCCTCCTCCGAAATGTGACCGCAGAAGCCGGAATctaacccacgaccttcggatcagcagtaGGGCACCATAACTACCGTACCAGCAAGATAATTGTTTAAACTCGACTTGGCTTGCAACCAATAGAGTTTCGTTGAAATACCCTTGCTATTACGGATACAGAAAGAAGGTTCATGGTACTGTTGAGGATGTTAGTTGATGAGTTCGTCACATACATTGTATTTTATAAAAACACAAACTAGGACCAAGCCACCATCAAAAGAGTTACTTGCATCAAAAGCCTTCTGTCGACCATACTTTGTCATTACATTTCGTATTATAAGTAGTTGAATGACGTGCCGAACTGGCGGATTGAAACAGAACAATTTAGGGCCAAGTAACGCTCATACTTTCTgccgaggctttgccgagcagaccagacccttttacgtaggctgtggttgggtgttgtgtttaccaacgcctacgctttccgcattggtaTGGCCGACACCACAGCCTGTGACCACTGTGACAAAAAAGAAGCCATCCAACATACTCTTTGTGACTGTCCAGAGTATAGtagacaacgactatgccttcgcaaggaactcagcaaattagTTAATAAACCCCTGTCGGAGGAAAGTATTCTGCAGTACCGAccagatgcaacttcacagaagaaggctctGAAAGCGCCACTGCCCTTTTTGCGATTGACCAGCctttctgaacggttgtagccagaacgcccttcctgtgagtgttttcgttttctcatgagtgcacgtgcgttttttttctctctctatctaccccctctttcttgcccctatttccccgaCCCCAGTGCGGGGTAGCAAACCTGATGCCAAtatttggttaacctcccggtcttccttttctctatctctctctctccgtttccACCGCCTTCAGTTTGGGTCAAATCGGCATGAATTTGACTCGAACGCATAGATCAGAGCCCACACTAACTTCGATTCGTCGCGACATCACATGGATATCTCGAGAAGTTACGCAGTCCAGTAACTATATGAAAATATGTCGTGTTATAATCTGAATGCAAGTAAAAAACATATACTCCTAAATACTTCGAGCATAAAAGCTCGGTACCGGCAGAAGAGAATTCACTGTCTCACAGTACCGTAAACATTGAGAGGTGATGCAGCTGCATCGCGTAGTAGAAGCATCAGAATCAATTCTATTATTTCCCCAAGTGGAAAGAATAGAGTCGATCTAGACTGCTCCATTACCTTCTTAGCGTCCCAAGTACAGCATGCGAATATGTTTAACAGCGGAGATGTTTATGTGAGCCGTTGGTTGTAATTGACGAACAGAACAGTGTCATATTCGCAAACCGGCACGTGCTATACGTTCATTCTCTTCACCTTACTCTTTGACTGCTTCATTACCAGAACATGAGTACGGATTTGTCTAGTGTAAGATGGAGTAACTCTGATGGGTGTGAGAACgagaagagaaagagataaaAGACAGTGAAAGAAAAGAGTAGAAGGAGATGAATAAAGAGAAATCCTTGGCGAAATATACTTCTTGACAAGATGGCATTCAAACCCACGTACCAACTGTCTGAACGTGGGCATCATAACCACTCGGCTAACCCTGCAGTTTAGGCACGCTTTAGCAGAGCGTAAAATAGCCTTCTGTAGTATAGTGTGCAAATGGGGCGGGAAAGTGAAAGGTATGAGAAAAGACGTGAGAAGATGGGTGAGAAGGAAAAGAAGGAAAGGGAGATTGAAACATAGCgtaaaataagaaaataaagagaaagaaagcaaaaaaccGAAAGTAGAAGAAAGGGAATCAAAGAAGGAGAAAAAGATTGAGGAGTCGAGAAGTAAAGAAGCAATTTTAGCGGGACGTCAGCACAAGCGGCGTGGACGCAAACCGATGGTGCAAATAGAAGGCCGTCCGCGCCCGGATAGCTGTAACAGAGCCCATATAAAGCTGCCAAAGGGGAGGAGTTGCACGTAGCCGCAAAAGCGCTAAGTGCTTTTAAATGCACAACGAGGGTGTAAGATTTTAAATTGAAGGCATGAAGAATCCGACGTCGAGAAAAGTTTCGCGTCGGGAAACGCCAGTGCTGTCAGTGAGCGAAAAATTCTGATATGTGCTCAAGGAACAAAAACCTGAATTGGAGCCGGAATCAACGCCATAGATTCTGCGTGCCAATAAAGTACTCCACCCCATACCAAGCCAAGACGTGGAAACTACGGGGGAAAAACTATCTTTGATGACGTCACGTACGGACAACACCGATTGTGGTTGCAGTCTTGTTTATTCGCTTCTATAGATATGAATTAAACACTTTACACCTGCACTCGTGAGCCACAACAACCTATATTCAAGCTTTGCTCGATACCGGAGGAATACATTAAGAAACGCTAAGTGATATGCAGTTAATAGCACCGTAGCGCACCCTTAATTTTTACAACGTGACGGCTGTGCTTTGACGTGAGCACTGATGTCACGTTAGACCGTAAGGTGCACTtcaaaagggccctgcaacacttttcgaacATGGTCAGGAAACGTTGCCGATCCGTAGTCGAGGCTCCAGAGAAGAcgtgagccaaacattatagcgcagcacgccctttggaattcacaataaaatcTTATAATCAGCTGAAATTATATTTCTCTGCTATCGTTAAATGACGATAGAAGGTCGAAAATCACTTGTCTCAGTCATTGTATCCGTGATTGTTTGATTTGAACATAGCGCACTTGGTCGTTACTCGGGCTGCCGAGGGAGGCCGCAACTTACTTGTCCACGCACGACCTCGCAATCACAATGAAAAGCCACGTGTtcaaacaaagagagagaaagagagagagataaagttCTGAAGGTCACGAGGTACGCGTGACTTATTTTCTTTACACGTGCCATTTCTTCCTGCTTTGCTTCCCGCGccttcgtcgggacgagagaagagaaaatgcaagtgcagcgcgcaacaaatctttgcaactgcGCTCCTACAGGACGGATTGCAAACATTTTCGCGGCGGCACATTCGTAAGGAAATAAACTAccttagtgaatccattccatggctacttgtaaacgtgctgcagggccccttcaagagCCAGTGTGGCCGACGTGCTGTAGAAGCCCATGATATGCGGTAAACTACTCCATTTGCGCAAACACCTCGATACACCCCACGGCGCCTGACTGAAATCCGAGAAATGGGTGAGAAGGAAACTGGCGGATTATTGCACAATCTTGTTCAATTTGATAAATTTTCTCTTTGAAAttatattcttttttctttttattcagctTGTTCTTATACTGTCGCATTTTACAGTTACTATTTGCTGTTGTGCCTTTTTTTAATATCATTGTATCAATGTATCACACCTGCTATAGTCTCTGCTTGAGACTGCAGTatcaacaaataaaataaataaataaatgtgcagCGTAAGCAACCACTCGCTGACTGCTTCGCATGGAAGTGGAGGAGGACGGAGGAAGTAAGTTTTAGCGGAAAGGCgggaaggttagccagttcttagaccgtctggctaccctgtgctgcgGAAAGAGGTGAGGAGAATAAAATATGTTAGAAAGAAATGttgctaagagagagagagagagaaattacaaaaaaaattgcgacagaggaaaggcaacatcagaGAGTacaagacactaaagtctgtttTTGAGgacagttgtccgcaaaaagcgcagcaaagctttcaaagctttctgggctgaggatgggctcggccaatgacccaggatcctttgttccgacaaaggccgatcatccagtctatccagagctgcagtcagttcttgtctttgcgcgttgaaattggtgcactcacacagaaggtgcgcgatggtttctccgcagctgcagtaagtgcatgtagaagagctggccattccaatgagataggagtatgcgttcgtgaaggctactccaagccacaggcggtaTAGAACAGTCTCCTCAGCTTGAGATATccctgagggaagacgaagctgtaGATCTGGATCTAAGTTATGGAAGTGATTCCCACAATGCGCTGGGCCTGCCGGAATTTCGGACTTCCTCGTGTGTCGAAGGTCACAGGCCATTTCGGAGCGTGTGGAGAGCATATAGGTCGGTAAAAATTGTGAAGCTCACAGAAGACTCACTCGTGAAAAGTAGTTCGCGCTCAGGGCTCTCTCAGGCTCCCCCTCGCCGAAGTTTTCCTGAgcaggactcactcagactcaaactcaccacaacattactcagccggactcactcagactgagtAACTGTGTCTGAGTGAGTCGAACGATGAGTGAGTTTTCCGACCTGGCGAGTAACGACATGCGGTGTGCCTTAACCCGTAGttaatattgttacacgacatcgggaACGACagagcatcaggtagacgacgacgaagacgacgaatGCAATCGCGCTcgtgttgctgttgctgctgttccgccatcttggctgcggctgcctctgactctccctgtatattttgtaaatatatttctttcaTTCATACTCTCACCCCTCgacattatattattattattattattattattattattattattattattattattattattattattattattattattgttgttattattattattattattattattattattattattattattattattgtctgtTTTCTCTTTCACCGTTAGTTTGTCGTTGCCCTTCTTAGCTTTGTCGCGATTGCCATTGGTTGCTCCCACAGGTTTGTAGGCGCATACGGTTGATTCGGTGATTTCGGTGGCTACTGCCTAGGCTGCGCCGCTGCCACTTCCGTTGGGAACATGGACAACGTCGCCGCATTAACAGTGAAAAGTACCAACCGGCTCAATTATGAATGCCGCAACTCGCTTTAGTCCGAAACTTCTGAATCACTATTTCCATAGTCCGGGTAATAGTTACATGCAAACGTTTCGCCCCGGTATAACCAGTCGTTGGCTTTCCATGCATTCTGGAACTCGACGAAAGAACACGGAATAGAA from Rhipicephalus microplus isolate Deutch F79 chromosome 7, USDA_Rmic, whole genome shotgun sequence includes these protein-coding regions:
- the LOC119180399 gene encoding uncharacterized protein LOC119180399 yields the protein MNALIVLLGLVSAASAGFLGGYGGYGHGGYGGYGHGLAVAAPVAVKGSSYSYGNSAGGAAILVGGHGYGYGGYGGYGGYGHGGYGGYAVAAPVAVAAPVAVAKTVAVAAPVAVAAAPVVAVGGYGLGHGYGFGHGYGYGGYGYKG